One segment of Skermanella rosea DNA contains the following:
- a CDS encoding RNase A-like domain-containing protein: MPQSTTFKNKDAKRVLDKSEGAPSHHGAPMHSRERHADKSDAELIARFNNNFRVGTKFSTFKSSGDQNEALSAYFKTSSGKRDLERIKSSKKKERISLANVSVGSSSITVRIAEGTMGVQGAYAECRNGKLRSLTAVIETDGKGGYKIVTCYPVDAF; this comes from the coding sequence ATGCCGCAATCCACCACTTTCAAGAACAAAGATGCCAAGCGGGTGCTCGACAAGTCGGAAGGCGCTCCGTCGCACCATGGAGCGCCGATGCATTCGCGCGAACGGCATGCCGACAAGAGCGATGCCGAACTGATCGCCCGCTTCAACAATAATTTCCGGGTTGGAACGAAATTCTCGACCTTCAAGTCTTCCGGCGACCAGAATGAGGCACTTTCCGCCTACTTCAAGACGTCGAGTGGCAAGCGCGATCTCGAGCGGATCAAATCCTCGAAGAAGAAGGAGCGGATCAGTCTGGCGAACGTATCCGTCGGCTCGTCGTCCATCACTGTCAGGATCGCGGAAGGCACGATGGGAGTTCAAGGCGCTTACGCGGAATGCCGGAACGGCAAGCTCCGGTCGCTGACCGCCGTCATCGAGACGGATGGCAAAGGCGGCTACAAGATCGTGACCTGCTACCCGGTCGACGCATTCTAG
- a CDS encoding LysR family transcriptional regulator → MQTGFGTSVGRPRLRSVGSPPRQDGGRQTSPHRRINLAGVDLNLLVALEALLVERNVTHAADRVGLSQPAMSRALGRLRGLFDDELLVRSSSGLVPTARSEQLAAELPEALNMLRTLLASRETAPGSWEATVNIDLPDHQALDLLPRLLPRLREAAPGVTVVTAPLGSRTLRALESGAVDLAVGQLRTTPFGFYRRTILTDRFVCLLRAGHPALQGGTPEPESLVGLRHVAIAPPALEEPGLVYDAVAMLEIPDPSPVVVQNTMAAAMLVAETDMVLTIPRRTATRIARMLPLAITAPPTPLPAYELSLVWHERLHRDPNCAWLRGELAASLAPAAGSSAGQAGAHPLAGAA, encoded by the coding sequence ATGCAAACCGGTTTCGGAACAAGCGTCGGACGTCCCCGTCTGCGGTCGGTCGGCTCCCCTCCCCGGCAGGATGGCGGACGGCAGACATCGCCGCACCGGCGGATCAATCTCGCGGGTGTCGATCTCAATCTGTTGGTGGCGCTCGAGGCGCTGCTGGTGGAGCGCAACGTAACGCACGCAGCCGACAGGGTCGGTCTGAGCCAGCCGGCGATGAGTCGCGCATTGGGCCGGCTGCGAGGCTTGTTCGATGACGAGTTGCTGGTGCGATCGTCCTCCGGCCTCGTGCCGACCGCGCGTTCCGAACAACTGGCGGCCGAACTGCCCGAAGCCCTGAACATGCTGCGCACTCTGCTGGCATCGCGGGAAACGGCGCCGGGATCGTGGGAAGCCACGGTCAACATCGACCTTCCCGATCATCAGGCGCTGGACCTGTTGCCACGGCTGCTCCCCCGCTTGCGAGAAGCGGCGCCGGGCGTCACCGTCGTCACCGCCCCTCTCGGCAGCCGGACGCTGCGCGCCCTTGAAAGCGGCGCCGTCGATCTTGCCGTCGGTCAGCTCAGGACCACTCCCTTCGGCTTCTACCGCCGCACCATCCTGACCGATCGGTTCGTCTGCCTGCTGCGCGCGGGTCACCCGGCACTCCAGGGCGGGACGCCGGAGCCGGAAAGCTTGGTCGGCCTCCGTCATGTCGCGATCGCACCGCCGGCCCTGGAAGAGCCCGGCCTTGTCTACGATGCCGTCGCGATGCTGGAAATCCCCGACCCCAGTCCGGTCGTGGTCCAGAACACGATGGCGGCGGCGATGCTGGTAGCCGAAACCGACATGGTCCTGACCATCCCGCGCCGGACCGCGACCCGCATCGCGCGGATGCTGCCGCTGGCCATAACGGCACCCCCGACGCCCCTGCCGGCCTACGAGCTGTCGCTGGTGTGGCACGAGCGTCTTCATCGCGATCCGAACTGCGCGTGGCTGCGCGGCGAGCTGGCGGCCTCCCTGGCCCCGGCAGCCGGCTCGTCGGCTGGGCAGGCCGGCGCACACCCCCTTGCCGGGGCCGCGTGA
- a CDS encoding zinc-dependent alcohol dehydrogenase family protein yields MTKTMKAAVLTRFGGPDAFELREVPVPEVGPHQVRVRVHATAVNPLDYQIRRGDYTDYVPLPAIIGHDISGVVEELGSDVRKFAVGDEVYYTPKIFGDAGSYAEQHVADVELVGRKPRNLTHLEAASLTLVGGTVWEAFVQRAQLKVGETILIHGGAGGVGTIAVQVAKAIGARVITTARARDHDFVHSLGADEAIDFTAEDYVEAVARLTGGEGVNVVFDTIGGDTLTRSPLTLAAFGRVVSLVDIAQPQNLVEAWGKNAAYHFVFTRQNRGKLDALTSLVERGLVKPVIGATLPLARMAEAHELLENGAARGLRGKVVIDVSGEATASPPARQAA; encoded by the coding sequence ATGACCAAGACCATGAAAGCAGCCGTCCTCACCCGCTTTGGCGGGCCGGACGCGTTCGAGCTGCGCGAGGTGCCGGTGCCGGAGGTCGGCCCGCACCAAGTGCGGGTGCGGGTGCATGCCACTGCCGTCAATCCGCTCGATTACCAAATCCGCCGCGGCGACTACACGGACTACGTGCCGTTGCCCGCAATCATCGGCCATGACATCTCGGGCGTTGTCGAGGAATTGGGCTCGGACGTTCGCAAGTTCGCAGTCGGCGATGAAGTCTACTACACACCGAAGATCTTCGGCGACGCCGGCTCCTACGCTGAGCAGCACGTCGCCGACGTCGAACTCGTCGGCCGCAAGCCACGGAATCTCACGCACCTTGAGGCGGCGAGCTTGACGCTCGTTGGCGGCACGGTTTGGGAGGCGTTCGTCCAGCGCGCGCAGCTGAAGGTCGGCGAGACGATCCTCATCCACGGCGGCGCGGGCGGCGTCGGCACGATCGCGGTTCAGGTGGCGAAGGCGATCGGCGCGCGGGTGATCACGACGGCGCGCGCCCGCGACCACGACTTCGTGCACTCGCTCGGCGCCGACGAGGCGATCGACTTCACCGCCGAAGACTATGTCGAGGCGGTCGCCCGGCTGACCGGGGGAGAGGGCGTGAACGTCGTCTTCGACACGATCGGCGGTGACACGCTCACGCGAAGCCCGCTCACGCTCGCGGCATTCGGGCGCGTGGTCAGCCTCGTCGACATCGCACAGCCGCAGAACCTCGTCGAGGCCTGGGGCAAGAACGCGGCCTACCACTTCGTGTTCACCCGCCAGAACCGAGGCAAGCTCGACGCGCTCACAAGCCTCGTCGAGCGCGGCTTGGTCAAGCCCGTGATCGGCGCGACGCTGCCGCTCGCCCGCATGGCTGAGGCGCACGAACTGCTGGAGAACGGCGCCGCACGGGGACTGCGCGGCAAGGTCGTGATCGACGTGTCGGGCGAGGCGACCGCCTCGCCCCCGGCCCGGCAAGCCGCCTGA
- a CDS encoding type VI secretion system Vgr family protein, whose protein sequence is MPYPAASGDLLTDNRYAELTSPALDARKTKLRWMKGVERIGEPFLFEAKVISSEPIRDLSPLIGQSATTALKLSGGRTRYYNGLITRCRYVGIDDTRRTNYLLEIRPWLWLLDQRRNSRIFQKKPTLEIVRTIFADHPQATFIDRTKPSGLPPLEYGVQHEESDLAFVSRLLEREGIYYYFDHSADRHELVLVNDTSAHKPCDPEEIETHLNLKNPGIRDDIIWEWQEEAALVPSQVMLNDYDFEKPNADLKWICPVAGTAPGKRETYHHPGTYRSLSEGQVLARLRAEEIACRQSRVTVSGNLRPLKPGYVFKAGNPFDVTEGAGTRQTRNSYLAIGVTFEIQGEGGTREDGDQDRWFLYRGRVEALTATTPYRPPLRTPAPVIAGPQTALVVGHPGEEITTDRFGRIKVQFHWDRYGKKDGNSSCWVRVAQSLAGQGWGGLATPRIGQEVVVAFEGGCPDRPLVIGAVYNQTNMPAANLPRDATRSAFKTRTSPDGFSAGNELRFEDLRGSEHVYLKAQRNHVVDVTNLYAVEAGGSATITSKSRTVLEGAMVPGGAMGSRIEVTPQGIALRVTGPAGVQSLVLGPDGVTLEGLTIRLMSKGMIFTSPVPLPLPPSIAAAFQATQVLLVAKARTDAQLDAAEAERDRT, encoded by the coding sequence ATGCCCTATCCGGCCGCCTCAGGCGATCTTCTGACCGACAACCGCTATGCGGAATTGACCTCGCCGGCGCTCGACGCAAGGAAAACCAAGCTCAGGTGGATGAAGGGCGTGGAACGGATCGGCGAACCATTCCTGTTCGAAGCCAAGGTCATCAGCAGCGAACCGATCAGGGATTTGTCTCCCCTGATCGGACAGTCCGCCACGACGGCCCTGAAGCTGTCGGGAGGAAGGACGCGATACTACAACGGTCTCATCACACGTTGCCGCTACGTGGGCATAGACGATACCCGGCGTACGAACTACCTGCTGGAAATCCGTCCATGGCTTTGGCTGCTCGACCAGCGGCGAAACTCGCGCATATTCCAGAAGAAGCCGACGCTGGAAATCGTCAGGACCATCTTCGCCGATCATCCGCAAGCGACATTCATCGACCGCACGAAGCCGAGCGGACTGCCGCCGCTGGAGTATGGTGTCCAGCATGAAGAGTCGGACCTTGCCTTCGTCAGCCGGCTGCTGGAACGCGAAGGGATCTATTACTACTTCGATCATTCCGCGGACCGGCATGAACTTGTCCTGGTCAACGACACTTCGGCGCACAAGCCATGCGATCCGGAAGAGATCGAAACCCATCTGAACCTGAAGAATCCGGGCATCCGCGACGACATCATCTGGGAATGGCAGGAGGAAGCGGCCCTTGTCCCCAGCCAGGTGATGCTGAACGACTACGACTTCGAGAAACCGAACGCCGATCTGAAGTGGATCTGCCCGGTCGCCGGGACTGCACCGGGAAAACGCGAGACCTATCATCATCCGGGCACCTACCGGTCGCTGTCCGAGGGACAGGTGCTTGCAAGGCTCCGTGCCGAGGAAATCGCCTGCCGGCAATCCCGCGTCACGGTTTCGGGAAATCTTCGGCCGCTCAAGCCCGGCTATGTCTTCAAGGCGGGCAACCCCTTCGACGTGACCGAAGGCGCCGGCACTCGCCAGACCAGGAACAGCTATCTGGCAATCGGCGTGACCTTCGAAATCCAAGGAGAGGGCGGAACCCGCGAGGACGGCGACCAGGATCGCTGGTTCCTGTACCGGGGCCGGGTCGAAGCCCTGACGGCGACCACCCCCTACCGGCCGCCCCTGCGGACCCCTGCACCGGTGATCGCCGGACCGCAGACGGCACTCGTCGTCGGTCATCCCGGCGAGGAGATCACGACCGACCGCTTCGGCCGCATCAAGGTGCAATTCCACTGGGATCGCTACGGCAAGAAGGACGGCAACAGCTCCTGCTGGGTCCGGGTCGCCCAAAGCCTGGCGGGACAAGGATGGGGCGGACTGGCGACACCGCGCATCGGGCAGGAAGTCGTCGTCGCCTTCGAAGGCGGCTGCCCGGACCGTCCGCTGGTGATCGGTGCGGTCTATAACCAGACCAACATGCCGGCCGCCAACCTGCCGCGGGATGCGACCCGCTCCGCCTTCAAGACCCGGACGTCACCTGACGGGTTCAGCGCCGGCAATGAACTGAGGTTCGAGGATCTTCGTGGATCGGAGCATGTCTACCTCAAGGCGCAGCGCAACCATGTGGTCGACGTGACCAACCTGTACGCGGTGGAGGCCGGCGGAAGCGCTACGATCACGTCGAAGTCCCGCACCGTTCTGGAAGGCGCCATGGTTCCAGGCGGCGCGATGGGCAGCAGGATCGAGGTGACACCGCAAGGAATCGCTTTGCGCGTGACCGGCCCGGCCGGGGTTCAAAGCCTCGTGCTGGGGCCGGACGGAGTCACCCTGGAGGGTCTGACGATCAGGCTGATGTCCAAGGGAATGATCTTCACGTCTCCCGTACCCCTGCCCCTGCCCCCGTCCATCGCGGCGGCGTTCCAAGCGACCCAGGTCCTTCTGGTCGCGAAAGCCCGGACGGACGCCCAGCTGGATGCCGCCGAGGCCGAGCGCGACCGGACCTGA
- a CDS encoding LysR family transcriptional regulator — protein MDVNDLNLFVRIAQLRSISSAARDLGLTPAGASARLAALERKLGARLLHRTTRQATLTEDGLAFLPHAEHVVLAAESARAALGREQAVPRGTLRVAAPASFARMHIVPGLPDFCRQYPELALDLRISDSVVDLVEGAFDVAVRYAELSDSSFVARRLAPDNRVLVASPEYIERRGRPNTPNDLAEHACLVVGTLDLWTFRGKGGELIERRIAPGLRINDGGAVRDAACAGLGVALMATWCAADELRSGALVPALPEYPLVSTQTLWVLYPSLRELAPKVRVFIDWLVERFGRQPYWDRGLESILGNSQ, from the coding sequence ATGGACGTGAACGACTTGAACCTGTTCGTGCGCATCGCTCAACTCCGAAGCATCAGCTCTGCAGCCCGCGACTTGGGCCTCACTCCGGCGGGAGCGAGCGCCAGACTGGCGGCGCTCGAGAGAAAGCTCGGGGCCAGGCTCCTCCACCGAACAACGCGACAGGCGACCTTGACCGAGGACGGCCTCGCCTTTCTGCCGCATGCAGAGCACGTTGTACTCGCAGCAGAGTCCGCCCGAGCGGCGCTCGGGCGGGAGCAAGCCGTGCCGCGCGGCACCCTGCGGGTGGCGGCTCCGGCCTCGTTCGCGCGCATGCATATCGTGCCAGGTCTGCCCGACTTCTGCAGGCAATATCCCGAGTTGGCCCTCGACTTGCGCATCTCGGACAGCGTTGTCGATCTCGTCGAAGGTGCCTTCGATGTGGCGGTTCGCTATGCCGAGCTCAGCGACTCGTCCTTCGTCGCGCGGCGGCTCGCTCCAGATAATCGGGTGCTGGTCGCATCGCCCGAGTACATCGAACGGCGCGGGCGGCCGAACACGCCCAACGACCTCGCAGAACACGCCTGCCTCGTTGTCGGTACGCTCGATCTCTGGACCTTCCGAGGAAAGGGTGGAGAGCTGATCGAGCGGCGTATCGCCCCAGGCCTACGAATCAATGACGGCGGTGCCGTGCGCGATGCGGCCTGTGCGGGGCTCGGCGTCGCTCTGATGGCCACTTGGTGCGCTGCGGACGAGCTTCGATCTGGCGCCCTCGTACCAGCCCTTCCCGAGTACCCGCTCGTCTCGACACAGACGCTTTGGGTGCTTTACCCAAGTTTGCGCGAACTGGCACCGAAGGTGAGGGTCTTCATCGACTGGCTTGTCGAGCGATTTGGGCGGCAACCGTACTGGGACCGAGGCCTTGAGAGCATCTTAGGGAACAGTCAATGA